One Channa argus isolate prfri chromosome 17, Channa argus male v1.0, whole genome shotgun sequence genomic window, GGGGGTATACACAGAAACTGATGTTTGCACCTGCTTGGTTATCTAGGAAATACACATCAGGTGATGGTGAGGGCTCAATTGAATTGCTCGCAATGCAGCAAATGTTAGCTTTACCTGAACAATCTTTTTATCGGACATGCCGGCCACAAAAAGgttctgtttgtcttcatctggGTTGAACTTGACGCAGTACGGTACCTTCCTGTTTGTGAAGCGGGAGATACATTGGCCTGTGGAGGGAGGCAAATTGAACATCTAAGCTACAGAACAATTCATAGTGGCTTTTCAGAAAGGTGCATTCAAGttgtttaaaattcatttaaattaaaaagtcagTCTACAGCTTTCAAGCCTGTATGCTGTGTTCCTGCAGGTGAAAACATCTCAGCTATTACATAGAAaattctgtttctttgtgtctaTTCAGCAGAGGCGAGTCAACACAGGAATGATGCTACCATCACTGTTTTCAGTaacataatttcagttttacatcCACTGCCTTAGGGATAAATCTGAAATGAAATACTAAAATGACCCATTATGCATCATTGCTATGAACAGCTGCAGGAATAAAACAACTGTCGAAATTTACTCACATACCTCATAGAAAAATTAAGGAACTTGTTGCATTTAACAGAttgtaatagtaaaaaaaattcataagTATTAGAATAATGACTACAGGCAGCATGGTGGTTAAATGGTTAGCCCTGCAACTGCACAAGTTCAAATCTACCtgctggcctttctgtgtggagtttgcatgttctccctctGCTTGCGTGTGCTTTCCCACATTTCAAAGACGTGTGTTAAGTTAATTGGGGACTCTAAactgcccataggtgtgaatgtgattggaaatggttgtctgtctctctttgtgttggccctgagaaatACTGGCGACCTTTCCAAGATTTACCCCATGCCTGACTCAATGACAGCTACcccccacgaccctgaacaggacaGGAGGTTAAAGATAATGTATCCTCTAGTGGGGGGTTTTAACTCTTTTCTGCCCTCTGCTGGATTGACACTTGAGCAGAGAACTGGTGATAATTATGGTTGATGAGCAGACCAGAAAGAGAACAGGAAAACAGAGAGCACAAAGTTCTTGTGTAGGCACACCTTACTGTTTCAAACTGAACAACTTactcaaaaaactaaaacaaatgtaccTATCGGTACATTTCCAAAGTGGAACAAAAATCCAAAATGGCTGTTGAAACCATTTCATAGCAATTAACTGATTTAATTAACTGACTAACAATCAACAATTTTGaacaaataattatttggaTTCACACATTAATTAGCGATAAAAACAGAAGTCTGCCACTACCTTGACTAATTAACCAAACTGTATGACtcactgtttttcattatttgcagTTAATATGCTGAAtggatagatttttttttctgcagtataCAATTATTCAGGGATAGACTATGCATGTCCTGCACACCTCCTTTGATTCAGAACCAAGTAAAGTAGCTGTGTGAACATGAAAAGAGTCTGTTGACATCAGAGTATTACAGCCTACCTGTCTCAGAGTCCCAGAGTTTTAGGTAGCGGTCATATGCAGCGCTGAGGAACTGGGTCCCACTGTTGTTAAAGCAAATGTCTCGTACTGCTTTGCTGTGGCctaacaaacacagaaatgtttttttacacatactacaaacaaataaatgttttctacaaaaaaaaaacccttaactATCATATAGTAACCCTgccttgttttcatttcttccaTAGCTGTTTTCCTTTGATACtattatgaatttatttaagTAATGTGAAATCTGGTTGAGGGAAATAATGGATGTTGAGGCAGAAAGATACAATAGGTTACAAGGGAAAGTGAATCTTTAAATGAgcttggagagagagagagaaaaattacatgcttttctttttagctgTTCTCCACcttttcttattcttttcttAATCCCAATCTATAAAACCCTTTGGCTTTTCCCTGTTTGGCATAGGTGATGAGAGGTCCCTGTGTGCTTGGTACTCAAAGATGCCTTCCTTGTTAAAGCTGGCTTTTATCAGGGATACAGTGTTTCCACGGCGATAACAGAGCCCACTGAAGCTAAGCGCCTGCCTGCTCAATTGCTCTAACCCTGTTTGCTGGCAGACCTAAGGCATCACTGCTGCTACGAAAAGCCTTTATATTACATGTggtaatgaaataaatacacaaactatcaaaaaaaacaggaaaaacatcaTTAAATCTACATTTTGTCCCAGACTGCTTCCAAACATGCAAATTCCCATTTAATAACATGCATACTCTCCATAACCATGTATATGAATTGTTTTTTAGTGATTCAAACAGCTTAAttgcagtaaaaacatttgtgtgcaaattccttatgtatttgtttatcttTAAATTTAATATACAATGCAATAATTGCTGAAAAATATTGGAAAATTTAAATaggaatatttaaaaatttattttctaaacatCTGTAAGTAAGCCACATAGACTTTTATTATACAGACTCCTCTCCATGTCTTGTAACCTCCCTTGCCCCTAGTTTCCCTCGGCCCCTGGGCTGTTGAATTATGTATATTCTGTGAAGGAGCTGACAAGCAGAACCATGGCTGCAAACAATCTCTATTCTGACAGTGAGCTGTCTTTAGGAAGTGTGTAAAAATGACCTGCATGTATTAACCAATACCCCCCAACACAGTCTATCTATTCAAAGAAAACCCCGCCTGCACTCCCCAGTCAGCAGACATGTTGTTACTGTTCCAGTATTGCTGAGCTCACAGTCTGTCACTGCTGTGTATTTCCCCAAAGACAGGTTGTATTTAAGACCTCAAGCATATATCATGTCAGCATGTTTGCTGATTATCTATTGTTGTGTATAAAAGATTCTCTATTACCAtgcaattatttaaattttaccatatcaaattttaaaaaggtataaCTTCCAGTGAAGATATTTGATGATAAATCTGCTCACTTACCAATGAACGTTCGAATACACCTCCTCTCATTGTACACTTCCCacaactgtgacaaaaaaaaaatatgaagaaactACAAGTGAAGAGAGATTTGCAAGGCCACCCTGCTCCAGCACTACATTTAATTAAGCATGTAGAaagtcaaaaagcaaaaaacttgAACAAATTACCTTGATTTTACAGTCCATGGAGCAAGAGAGAAGTAGATGGCCAGAGCTAGGAAATAGTCGAATAGCGCTGACACCCTAGAAAATGgggtgaaaaaagaaaggagaaattGATATGCTAAATAATGAATCCAGAGCAAATGAAGTGTGTGCATTCTGCACAATGGAAGAGTCATCAAAAATAGGATAACTTTCTTCAAGTTACCAAAGTTTCTCCAAACACCATATGGACCATCCTCCATTTATCTTGACATCAGCACTTCTACACACTTATTATCTTGTCAAACCTCTTTGTATTTCAAATTAGGCTCTGAAGGCTGTAACTTCCTGCACAAAGTGAACAGGAGCCAATTTAAAACTTGAGTGATTTCTCTCCCCCTGAAGCACACTGGCAGATCTAAAGCTTGAATCAAATCTTTCTTGGAATAACTCAGTGTTTGCCACCATATTTGAATTATAAAGACAGTGTTGTGAATGTGACAGAATAATCTCTGATGTCAGGAACAAGCTGATTGCATATGGCTGTTATCATTTTAGTACCATAGTAACCATAGTACCCTAGAGGTTTTTCTGACTTTACAAGGTCTATCTAATGgaggtttgtgtgtatgagatTACAGACacacttactgtactgtatgtgactcAATACATTCTTGACGCTACTCtgagtttgcattttaaaattattttaaacagtgaATTACTTGAATTTGTGTAAAGAGAATACCTACAACAGAATAACATCTTAAGTGGTAAACACACTGTCAATTAtgtagacaaaaacacagaagtcaTCTATGTTCCTCTCCACTGACCTTGGTGTGTCCAGACCAGATATGAATCTGTTTCTTAGGCAGGTAACACTTGTCTGGAGCTTCTGCAGAACGCAGATTAATGCCCACATCCTGTGGGACATAGAGGTACGACCTGCCCTGGTAGTCATACATGTCTTTAACTGtgaatagaacaaaaaaaagacaaaatgcattttttaaaatcctgcaacattttgataaatgtttaaaggtAGCATGGGCTGTCAGCtgtgtttagcattttctttttacaagtTCCTAGAGAAATTAAATCCATGACAAGCAATGAGAAGCCACTCCAAAGCTCTATAGCCAggagtcatacacacacacaatcatataACAACAGGGCAAGCTTAATATGCTGAAGAAGACATTATATTATCAAAAGGTCCAGAACAACAACCAATGCAACTTCTGATGTTTTCATTGAAACTTAAGAATTAATTTACCATGGAGAATGGTTTTCTCTTCTGCTGGAGCATCTTCCtcattctttcctttcttctgcCTCTTGGCTGTGATCTCATCCAACTCCTTTTGCTCATCCTttaaagtgaaagtttttatgaaCAGAGAATTTCCAGACAGATACACTTTTACAGATAGGCTTagcaaacaaaagtaaatttcAAGTAAAGTAAATGCATAAATGGCCACTGATAAGAAGCACATGACCTACCATGTGTCTCATCTATTAAAGTCCAGTTTACCAATAGTATTGCAAACCTTTTGTACAGACTATATAACCACACAATTTCTGTTAAAAGGCCACACTTGAGCACTATAGGTGAGTTGTTTTATGGCATACATAGTGTGGACAGAAAGAATAATTGATTCCCAGCCCCATACTAGTGAAGTGGACTACGTGCCATGTTTAatgccataaaaaaaaacaataatgcataaataaatacaaagaagcttattttagtgttttaaaaaaaagcctgtcAAGCACAAATTAAATCTTTCTATCTGCCACACTGCCCAACATGAatccttggtgtgtgtgttttcctgccttATTACCATATTAATGGAATAGTTTGGGATCTTTCAAGGTGGTCTTAATAGAAACTTTAGTGCTATTTATGCATTGTTGGTTGAAACTTTTCCTATTCCCATTATGTCCATGGTTGTTTCTACCTGGAATGCAACTACAATTAAGACATAAGGGCCACACTGTTCTACCCTTCATTTCTTGGAACAAAGTTTACATGAGATTTATATGACACTGCAGATGTCCATATcccaaatttaatttaaacctaTGAAGGTTGAAGCAGTGATTTTAAGATAAAATTTCACTATTTTTCCTCCCTGATGGTACTTGCCTATTGGCGTGTTAGAGTAATTAGGTTTGTTGTTCCAATGTTTCCTTTACAGGTTGTGAATGGACTTAACTTGACAGTATAGTGTACTTTGCAGATTCAACATAACAGAATTTTGTTATCTGGTATTACATGCTGAACAAAATGTCACCTCTGATGGTTTAGCCACGCCTTTCTCATCTGCATATTTTGCCCATGGTCCGAGGAATCTGTCAATCTCTTCTGCGTCTCcacctttgaccttttttcttttttcggaCTTCTTAGTGCCACTTTCAAACACAGTTAGACCTggaacattaaatattatagtTCTGAATATCTCTTAAAAATACTTCACACACACcgtaacataaaataaagtccAGTttggacacagacaaacacaattaGGGTGTGAGAAAATGattacctttatttttctcagcCTCATCCACAGCGCCAATGTAGCTACTAGAGGATACATGGTGTGTGTCAATAGATGGATCTAGAGCATAACCTATTACCAGAATGGGGAGAATTGGAAGGTCATTAAAATTCAAGCAGTGTCCTTATATTTACAACAATGAATAAATCCATGACTTAGGTCAGACACAAGCTTGCCATAGGTGGAGAAAGTCCTCCTTTGCTGTTCAAACATAAAGTCATTTAGGTGAGCAGGTTCTGCATAGCCAGACAACATGTTCCTGGGGGCGGCCATCTGCTGGGTTTTATATGGGTTCACTGGCCCAAACTACaaggagacaaaacaaaacgaTTTATATTTAACCCTTAAGGAATCTCAAAAGGGAAATTTTTTTTGCCTGACTATTAatcttaatttatatttattaagagTGACTTTAACACCTTCTTATTTATattaatctgaaaaataaataagattgACCATGTTATTTAGTGTCTAGTTGAGTCACAAAATACACATAAGAGAACTCAGGGATTTAggttaaaaatataacaaatttaTCAGTAATAAACAATTACttgcatttacattaacaagCTCATTAACCTCAAACATTAAGCTCAAAATGTGTATGTTCATTTGTATGATGGGCCAAGCAGCTGGAGAAGATGTAAATGTAGAAGAAATACATAATCCTTTAAAACTAGGAAGAGACAATTATTGAGCCATGTAATACATGTCACTTAAAATCTAGCCTAAAAACAACATTGAGATTAAATCTCTGACCCCACTTAAGTTGCCACAGATACCCAGATTGTGTGAGTTACCTCTGGTGCAAACATAGTTTCATATGTGGGGTTATATGAGACTTCTTTCAGAGAAGGATCCAGGTGTATGCCAGTCTCAACAGCCTCCTAAAATGAAGatgaaatgttacaaaacaattaaaatcacGACTCTGTTGGACTAGTATAGAATTAAGTTACTGAAAGAGTGGTTTCGTGAATCAAATATTGGACAGGAAAGAACGACATACTAGAGTTGCATGTAATTATTTGACATTGCACACAATAACGTTAAAGAGAAATTTACAACAACGTTTACGTTAGCCTGCTAGAAACAGTGTTTCCCGCTAACTGCTTTGTTGCGGTCCTTTTGAGTTacatttaacaacaaaataCTTATTCAGAATCTCTAAGTTTCCTTTGCAACCGTATATCGTatcacaacatttaaaaaaaaaagtgcgaCTGGTAACATCtagctttaattttaataacGTTAAGCTAATCCGCAGCTAATTTAGTTAGCTTACCTTAACGGCAACCTCGGGAGCAGAATTAAGGACGTCCAAAGACACCGTAGGTCCAGATTGCAAAGGTCTGAGGTGAGCCGTGGCGtccgaatcatctgcctccactTTCGCAGCACTAGCAGTAGATTCAGATTCATTTTCTGAATCAGAATCGCTACCGTACGAAACGAGGGAAGATATGGCAGCAGACATCTTGGATGTTGTGAATTCGCCGGAAACAAGAGGACGGCACTTCCgttgtggcaaaaaaaaaaaaaaaaaaagagagatgtaaaatgaagaaaataaaagaaaaaatacaaacagaaaaagtattCCTGTTTGTGACAGCATTGAATGCTAGTTACTTATGTAGAACATAATAatcaattacagtaaatatacatatatttagtcatttacaaATACGAGCAGAAATATTCGGGAGATTTAAATAGAGACAGTAAAGATGTAACGTTAGTGAAAcgaaattttatttgtaaaaaaagatTAGCCATTTAGTCAGATGGAGATAAGTCCTCCAGTTGAAACatctaataatttattttagaaaattaatTGGCAAGTTTAGGTAATTCAAATAATTGATT contains:
- the cdc40 gene encoding pre-mRNA-processing factor 17, whose protein sequence is MSAAISSLVSYGSDSDSENESESTASAAKVEADDSDATAHLRPLQSGPTVSLDVLNSAPEVAVKEAVETGIHLDPSLKEVSYNPTYETMFAPEFGPVNPYKTQQMAAPRNMLSGYAEPAHLNDFMFEQQRRTFSTYGYALDPSIDTHHVSSSSYIGAVDEAEKNKGLTVFESGTKKSEKRKKVKGGDAEEIDRFLGPWAKYADEKGVAKPSEDEQKELDEITAKRQKKGKNEEDAPAEEKTILHVKDMYDYQGRSYLYVPQDVGINLRSAEAPDKCYLPKKQIHIWSGHTKGVSAIRLFPSSGHLLLSCSMDCKIKLWEVYNERRCIRTFIGHSKAVRDICFNNSGTQFLSAAYDRYLKLWDSETGQCISRFTNRKVPYCVKFNPDEDKQNLFVAGMSDKKIVQWDIRTGEVVQEYDRHLGAVNTITFVDENRRFVSTSDDKSLRVWEWDIPVDFKYIAEPSMHSMPAVTLSPNGKWLACQSMDNQILIFGAQNRFRLNKKKVFKGHMVAGYACQVDFSPDMSYVVSGDADGKLNIWDWKTTKLYHRIKAHDKVCISALWHPHETSKVITCGWDGQIKLWD